A stretch of the Aneurinibacillus migulanus genome encodes the following:
- a CDS encoding mandelate racemase/muconate lactonizing enzyme family protein codes for MIIRNIEVKRQVVPLKKPFKTALRTVVNAESVLVKVTTESGLAGWGEAPSTVVITGDSLDSIESAIMHVMRPQLIGQNLLAYERIFHIIHQSMVGSSSAKAALDMALYDILAQRCGLPLYQFLGGYRNEIETDYTVSVNSPEEMGEDAARYIEAGFNVLKIKVGKDNIQEDIARIKEIRSRIGSQVKIRLDANQGWQVKDAVRSIRKMEEMGLDIELVEQPVKAYDLEGLKTVTDAVDTPIMADESVFSPMQAFEVLKRRAADLINIKLMKAGGIYKAQMINYMAEECGVECMVGSMIESRLAVTAAAHFAASKKNITRFDFDAPLMMAQDMVNGGVRYEGRVLTLPDKPGLGIDGIATSANEGVGQVS; via the coding sequence ATGATAATCCGAAACATTGAAGTGAAACGGCAGGTTGTTCCGTTAAAAAAACCGTTCAAGACTGCGCTACGTACAGTGGTCAATGCAGAATCCGTTCTGGTAAAAGTTACGACGGAGAGCGGACTTGCGGGCTGGGGGGAAGCGCCGTCGACAGTGGTCATTACGGGAGATAGCCTGGATAGTATTGAGTCGGCTATTATGCATGTAATGCGTCCCCAACTTATCGGACAGAACCTGTTGGCGTATGAGCGCATTTTCCATATCATTCACCAATCTATGGTTGGCAGCAGCAGTGCAAAGGCTGCGTTGGATATGGCACTCTATGATATTTTGGCCCAGCGCTGCGGACTTCCGCTCTATCAGTTTCTGGGTGGCTACCGCAATGAGATTGAGACCGATTATACCGTTAGCGTCAATTCACCGGAAGAAATGGGAGAGGACGCGGCGCGCTATATTGAAGCAGGTTTTAATGTACTTAAAATTAAAGTGGGTAAAGACAACATTCAGGAAGACATCGCACGGATTAAAGAGATTCGCAGTCGCATCGGCAGTCAGGTGAAAATCCGACTGGATGCTAATCAGGGATGGCAGGTCAAGGATGCAGTACGCTCCATTCGCAAGATGGAAGAGATGGGTCTTGATATCGAGCTAGTAGAACAACCGGTTAAAGCGTATGATTTGGAAGGGTTAAAAACAGTAACGGATGCGGTAGATACACCAATTATGGCAGATGAGAGTGTATTTTCTCCGATGCAGGCGTTCGAGGTGCTAAAGCGTAGGGCGGCAGACCTTATCAATATTAAATTAATGAAAGCGGGCGGTATTTACAAAGCCCAGATGATTAACTATATGGCGGAAGAATGCGGGGTTGAATGCATGGTCGGCAGCATGATCGAGTCGAGGCTGGCCGTTACTGCTGCTGCACATTTCGCCGCCAGTAAGAAAAACATTACACGCTTTGATTTTGATGCGCCGCTTATGATGGCGCAGGATATGGTGAACGGAGGCGTCCGGTACGAAGGGCGAGTGTTGACGCTGCCCGACAAACCGGGGCTAGGGATTGATGGAATTGCCACAAGTGCGAATGAGGGGGTGGGGCAAGTATCATGA
- a CDS encoding DUF3870 domain-containing protein, producing the protein MYDADSIYIIGDAQSSINNPITQQYSAFFIGLVIDCRSDKIIDAGCSSTIPLTSDFVRSIFVGRTIWETEELAGEIRRRYHGSSQKALIVAFKDAQKKYRALGRVSVDQGSA; encoded by the coding sequence TTGTATGATGCCGACTCCATCTATATCATAGGCGACGCTCAATCATCGATTAACAATCCGATTACCCAGCAGTATAGCGCATTTTTCATCGGACTGGTCATTGATTGTCGGAGTGATAAGATTATCGATGCGGGATGTTCGTCTACGATACCGCTAACTTCAGACTTTGTGCGTTCAATTTTTGTTGGTCGTACGATTTGGGAGACGGAGGAATTGGCGGGTGAGATTCGTCGAAGATACCACGGATCGTCTCAAAAGGCGCTGATTGTCGCCTTTAAGGATGCACAGAAGAAATACCGTGCACTTGGCAGAGTGAGCGTAGATCAGGGTTCTGCGTGA
- a CDS encoding sodium-dependent transporter produces the protein MKQTEQWTSKLGFILAAAGSAIGLGAIWKFPYVAGTSGGGAFFVLFLLFTVLIGLPLLLGEFIIGRSTQKEAITAYRTIAPNSGWQWIGRLGVATCFILLSFYSVVGGWILLYFFRSVTGQLIHETQSYDKLFEQIITDPTMAIGAQFVFMLLTILVVARGVQDGIEKANKYMMPALFLLFLILIVRSLTLDGAWAGVAFFLQPDFSKLTSETVLYAMGQSFFSLSVGVSVMVTYSSYLAKNESLTRSATSIVGLNLAISLLAGLAIFPAVFSLGVEPTAGPGLLFMVLPSVFAKIPFGGLFLTIFLALFLFATLTSAFSMLEIIVASLAKGNKDKRKKATWLTGLAIFVVGIPSALSYGVWSDMTIFGKIIFDASDFLVSNILMPLGALLIAIFVPLKMKRDVLIAEFNSGSSISRRWFAAWLLLIRYVAPIAIIIVFLDVVGVI, from the coding sequence ATGAAACAAACAGAACAATGGACATCGAAGCTTGGCTTTATTCTGGCGGCTGCCGGTTCGGCTATCGGTCTGGGGGCGATTTGGAAGTTCCCTTATGTAGCAGGAACGAGTGGGGGTGGCGCCTTCTTTGTATTGTTTTTGCTTTTTACTGTACTAATCGGTCTACCATTGCTGCTTGGAGAGTTTATCATTGGCCGCAGTACCCAGAAGGAAGCGATTACCGCCTATAGAACGATTGCACCGAATTCAGGCTGGCAATGGATCGGTAGGCTAGGAGTTGCTACCTGCTTTATTCTGTTATCTTTCTATAGTGTAGTAGGCGGTTGGATTCTATTGTATTTTTTTCGTAGCGTGACAGGGCAACTCATTCATGAAACGCAAAGCTACGACAAGCTATTCGAACAAATTATTACCGACCCGACTATGGCAATTGGAGCGCAGTTTGTATTTATGCTACTGACCATCCTTGTAGTGGCACGGGGTGTGCAGGATGGCATCGAGAAAGCCAATAAGTACATGATGCCTGCGCTGTTTCTCCTGTTCCTTATTTTAATCGTCCGTTCCTTAACGCTGGATGGAGCGTGGGCTGGTGTAGCCTTCTTCTTACAACCTGATTTCTCCAAGCTGACTTCGGAGACGGTACTGTATGCGATGGGGCAATCGTTTTTCTCCCTGAGCGTGGGGGTCTCCGTTATGGTAACGTATAGCTCCTATCTGGCGAAAAATGAAAGTCTAACACGTTCCGCAACTTCTATTGTAGGGCTTAATCTGGCTATTTCCCTATTGGCGGGACTTGCCATCTTCCCAGCAGTATTTTCGCTTGGTGTAGAGCCAACAGCAGGACCGGGCCTTCTATTCATGGTGCTGCCGTCCGTCTTTGCCAAGATTCCGTTCGGCGGTCTGTTCCTGACGATTTTCCTAGCGTTATTCCTGTTTGCTACACTCACGTCCGCATTTTCAATGCTGGAAATTATCGTTGCGTCGCTGGCTAAGGGGAATAAGGATAAGCGTAAAAAAGCAACCTGGCTAACCGGACTTGCGATTTTTGTAGTAGGAATTCCTTCTGCGTTGTCATATGGTGTATGGAGTGACATGACGATTTTCGGCAAAATTATTTTTGATGCGTCTGATTTTCTTGTGAGTAACATTTTAATGCCGCTTGGTGCATTGCTGATAGCTATTTTCGTTCCGTTGAAAATGAAACGTGACGTGCTGATTGCCGAATTCAATTCAGGCTCAAGCATAAGCCGACGCTGGTTTGCTGCCTGGCTGCTGCTTATCCGTTATGTAGCGCCGATAGCAATTATTATTGTATTTCTCGATGTAGTAGGGGTTATTTAA
- a CDS encoding peptide ABC transporter substrate-binding protein gives MRKLSAVLLSCTMALGVLAAGCSTNDTAAPGNQDAGQAKQEQKAKILMYNNQEEPTSLDPPIGFDERSYDILTNLMEGLTRLGKNQEPEPAMAKEWKVSEDKKKYTFTLRDGVKWSNGEPVTAQDFEYAWKRMLDPKTAPPSPAAFLAYVIEGAEAFNSGKGKAEDVKVKAINEKTLEVTLAKPASYFLNMVANPALFPVHKKTVESNKNWAAESSTYVSNGPFKMSEWKHNDEIKMIKNESYWDAANVKLDGVTWKMIDDLGTEYQMYQTGELHATTNVPPDLSDQLFAENKAKVEDGAGTYFYRFNIKKEPFDNVNIRKAFNLALDRQKIVDLINKRKEKPATGFVSYGFKDPAGGDFRDVSGELLKFNAEEAKQLLQKGMQEKGYTKLPEITLVYNDSSTHPKIAQAMQEMYKEVLGVEVKLITKEWKVLQDEQKRGELMLSRSSFLPDFADPINFLEGFQTGNSMNRTGWGNAQYDKLIQDAYNEADDAKRYQMMHEAEKILMNEAPIIPLYYYNKAYLQSDKVEGIVRHPFGYIDFKWADIK, from the coding sequence GTGAGAAAGCTTTCAGCGGTATTGCTCAGCTGTACGATGGCATTGGGTGTACTGGCGGCAGGCTGCTCAACGAATGATACAGCTGCACCAGGAAACCAGGATGCTGGGCAGGCCAAGCAGGAACAAAAGGCCAAGATTCTGATGTACAACAACCAAGAGGAACCGACCTCCCTAGATCCGCCTATTGGGTTTGATGAGCGTTCATATGATATTCTCACTAACTTGATGGAAGGATTGACTCGTCTCGGCAAAAATCAGGAACCGGAACCTGCTATGGCTAAAGAATGGAAAGTGTCGGAGGATAAAAAGAAATATACATTCACCCTTCGAGACGGAGTGAAATGGTCTAACGGGGAGCCGGTGACTGCGCAGGACTTCGAGTATGCATGGAAGCGGATGCTCGATCCAAAAACTGCACCTCCATCTCCGGCAGCCTTTCTGGCGTATGTTATCGAAGGAGCTGAAGCCTTCAACTCTGGTAAGGGTAAGGCTGAAGACGTAAAAGTGAAAGCGATAAATGAGAAAACGCTGGAGGTCACACTCGCTAAACCGGCTTCTTACTTTCTCAATATGGTAGCTAACCCTGCGCTATTCCCGGTTCATAAAAAGACGGTGGAGAGCAATAAAAACTGGGCTGCCGAGAGCAGCACATATGTAAGCAACGGTCCGTTTAAAATGAGTGAGTGGAAGCATAATGATGAAATTAAGATGATCAAGAACGAAAGCTATTGGGATGCTGCCAATGTCAAGCTTGATGGTGTGACATGGAAGATGATTGACGACCTTGGTACCGAGTATCAGATGTACCAGACAGGCGAACTGCATGCAACGACGAATGTGCCGCCCGATTTAAGTGACCAGTTGTTCGCGGAGAACAAAGCCAAGGTTGAGGACGGGGCGGGAACGTACTTCTACCGCTTCAATATTAAAAAAGAACCATTCGATAATGTCAATATTCGTAAGGCGTTCAATCTAGCTCTTGACCGTCAGAAAATCGTTGATTTGATTAACAAAAGAAAAGAAAAACCGGCTACTGGCTTTGTTTCCTATGGATTTAAGGATCCGGCAGGCGGAGATTTCCGTGATGTTAGCGGCGAGCTATTGAAGTTTAATGCGGAAGAAGCAAAGCAATTGCTCCAAAAAGGAATGCAGGAGAAAGGATATACGAAGCTGCCAGAAATTACTCTTGTATATAACGACAGTAGTACGCACCCGAAAATTGCCCAGGCAATGCAGGAAATGTATAAAGAGGTACTTGGCGTCGAGGTTAAGCTGATAACGAAAGAATGGAAAGTGCTGCAGGATGAGCAAAAAAGAGGGGAGTTAATGCTGTCACGTTCCTCATTCCTGCCGGATTTCGCCGATCCGATTAACTTCCTGGAAGGCTTTCAGACCGGAAATTCCATGAATCGGACCGGTTGGGGCAATGCGCAGTACGATAAACTCATTCAGGATGCGTACAACGAAGCGGACGATGCAAAGCGTTATCAAATGATGCATGAGGCAGAGAAAATTCTCATGAACGAGGCACCGATTATTCCGCTCTATTATTACAACAAAGCCTATTTGCAAAGCGACAAGGTGGAAGGCATTGTGAGACATCCGTTCGGTTATATAGATTTCAAATGGGCGGATATAAAATAG
- the corA gene encoding magnesium/cobalt transporter CorA gives MISTLVLTDELELIENIPVPQLSAVNPLWYWVDFQAPTEEEGRLLDTYFHFHPLAIEDCFHFLQRPKLDYYDTYNFFVLHALNLDTLDAEEVDMFIGDNFIVSFHLTPLREIREVWEKIRENQDMWTEGPTYIGYLIIDKLVDYYFPAVYEIEDNLNELDSTMKESFSRRLMDEVFDIRGDLIKLRRIVTSMRDLLYRILNSERLRQFKESRVYFTDVHDHLLRLSEIVDASRDITADMRDSYISMTSHRMNNIMMTLTIISSVFIPLTFIAGVYGMNFDYMPELKWKYGYFIIWGVMLGVAGSLFWWFRRKGWFDM, from the coding sequence TTGATATCTACATTGGTGCTTACAGATGAACTAGAGCTTATAGAGAATATTCCCGTGCCCCAATTGTCGGCCGTCAATCCCCTATGGTACTGGGTGGATTTTCAAGCTCCGACGGAGGAAGAAGGTCGGCTGCTCGATACATATTTTCACTTTCATCCGCTGGCGATTGAAGATTGTTTCCACTTTCTGCAGCGGCCCAAGCTTGACTATTATGATACGTACAATTTTTTTGTTCTCCATGCGTTAAATCTGGATACGCTGGATGCTGAAGAGGTAGATATGTTTATCGGGGATAATTTTATCGTATCGTTCCATTTAACGCCTCTGCGCGAAATTAGGGAAGTCTGGGAGAAAATCCGGGAGAATCAGGATATGTGGACGGAAGGACCGACTTATATCGGCTACTTAATTATCGACAAGCTGGTAGATTATTATTTTCCGGCCGTATACGAAATCGAGGATAATCTCAATGAATTGGATAGCACAATGAAAGAAAGCTTCAGCAGGCGTTTGATGGATGAAGTGTTCGATATTCGCGGCGATTTGATTAAGCTTCGTCGCATAGTGACCTCCATGAGAGATTTGCTGTACAGGATTTTGAATTCGGAGCGTCTGCGTCAGTTTAAAGAATCGCGTGTATATTTTACGGATGTGCACGACCATCTGCTGAGATTGTCAGAAATAGTGGATGCGAGCCGTGACATTACCGCAGATATGCGAGACAGCTATATTTCTATGACTTCGCACCGGATGAACAATATAATGATGACGTTAACGATTATTTCCTCCGTGTTTATTCCATTAACATTCATCGCCGGAGTGTATGGGATGAATTTTGATTATATGCCGGAGTTAAAATGGAAATACGGATATTTTATTATATGGGGCGTTATGCTGGGAGTAGCGGGTTCATTGTTTTGGTGGTTCCGCCGCAAAGGATGGTTCGATATGTAA
- a CDS encoding antibiotic biosynthesis monooxygenase family protein, producing the protein MSRIAKTPQPPYYSVIFISERTEGDNGYEKMADKMVELASQQKGFLGVESVRDETGLGITVSYWDSLEAIKNWKEDSTHKVAQEKGKTDWYKNFALRVCKVERDSFS; encoded by the coding sequence ATGAGTAGAATTGCAAAGACACCTCAACCGCCATATTATTCAGTTATTTTTATCTCTGAACGAACAGAAGGAGATAATGGTTATGAGAAAATGGCAGATAAAATGGTTGAATTGGCTTCACAACAAAAAGGGTTTTTAGGTGTTGAAAGTGTTAGAGATGAGACAGGTCTAGGAATCACTGTTTCTTACTGGGATTCCCTAGAGGCAATAAAAAATTGGAAAGAGGATTCAACTCACAAAGTTGCGCAAGAGAAAGGCAAAACAGATTGGTATAAAAACTTTGCATTGAGAGTATGTAAGGTTGAGCGAGATAGCTTTTCTTGA
- a CDS encoding ABC transporter permease has protein sequence MASFVLRRFISMVITLWLIVTVTFFLMHTIPGSPFQRDGRESNETVIQNLMAHYHLDQPLGVQYVLYLKSLVGLDLGPSISHYPDTVNNMIARGFPVSFQLGMAALLFAIVSGIALGTVAALRHNKIIDYAAMVFAVIGIAVPNFIVATVLIKYVAVEWKLFPVASWGTWKHIVLPALALATGPLALIARMTRANMIEVLNQDYIETAKAKGLSPAVIVCKHALRNAVLPVVTLLGALLANVLTGSFVIEKIFAVPGMGKYFVDGINNRDYAVIMGTTVFYSALLVFLMFLVDVAYGIIDPRIKLHKREG, from the coding sequence ATGGCGTCGTTTGTGCTGCGCAGGTTCATTTCCATGGTTATTACACTGTGGCTCATCGTCACAGTAACATTTTTCCTGATGCATACGATTCCGGGCTCGCCATTTCAGCGTGACGGACGGGAAAGTAACGAGACGGTCATTCAAAATTTAATGGCGCACTACCATCTTGATCAGCCGCTCGGCGTGCAATACGTATTGTATTTAAAATCGTTGGTAGGATTGGATTTGGGACCATCCATATCGCACTATCCGGATACGGTCAATAACATGATCGCCCGTGGTTTTCCGGTCTCATTTCAACTAGGTATGGCTGCGCTTTTATTTGCGATTGTTTCAGGAATCGCCTTAGGAACGGTAGCTGCGCTTCGCCACAATAAAATTATCGACTATGCGGCGATGGTATTCGCCGTCATCGGTATTGCAGTCCCGAACTTTATTGTAGCTACAGTGCTGATTAAGTATGTAGCGGTAGAGTGGAAGCTGTTTCCCGTTGCATCATGGGGAACATGGAAGCATATCGTGCTACCTGCTCTGGCCCTGGCAACCGGACCGCTTGCATTAATTGCCCGTATGACCCGTGCGAATATGATCGAAGTGCTGAACCAGGATTATATTGAAACGGCAAAAGCGAAGGGACTATCTCCGGCTGTCATCGTGTGTAAGCATGCGCTGCGTAACGCAGTGTTGCCGGTTGTGACATTGCTCGGGGCACTTCTCGCGAATGTGTTGACCGGCAGCTTTGTCATCGAGAAAATCTTTGCTGTCCCTGGTATGGGCAAGTATTTTGTAGATGGAATTAACAACCGTGACTATGCGGTCATTATGGGAACGACGGTATTTTACAGCGCCTTGCTGGTATTCTTGATGTTCCTTGTAGATGTAGCCTATGGCATCATCGATCCGCGCATTAAGCTACATAAGAGGGAGGGATAG
- a CDS encoding ABC transporter ATP-binding protein, whose product MGARKLLQVNGLKRYFSLGKNQLLKAIDDVSFEIYEGETFGLVGESGCGKSTTGRTVIGLYPPTQGEVLYEGKNVHKLKGKELQRFNMKMQMIFQDPYASLNPRMIVADIITESMEINGSYSRKERHERAHELLEMVGLNKEHANRFPHEFSGGQRQRIGIARALASDPQMVIADEPISALDVSVQAQVVNLMKKLQRERNLSYLFIAHDLAMVKHISDRIGVMYLGNLVELTTSDQLYKNPKHPYTQALLSAIPVPDPDVEMSRERIQIEGDVPSPINPPGGCVFRTRCPMAKPVCAEQKPIWQEVAVQHYAACHLYN is encoded by the coding sequence ATGGGAGCAAGGAAGCTGCTTCAGGTAAACGGGCTGAAACGATATTTTTCATTGGGAAAAAATCAATTGCTGAAGGCGATCGATGATGTATCGTTCGAGATTTATGAAGGGGAAACATTCGGTCTGGTGGGTGAATCAGGCTGCGGTAAATCAACGACTGGCAGAACAGTCATCGGGCTGTATCCACCCACTCAGGGTGAAGTGCTGTATGAAGGAAAGAATGTCCATAAGTTAAAAGGAAAAGAATTACAACGCTTTAATATGAAGATGCAGATGATTTTTCAGGACCCGTACGCCTCACTGAATCCGCGAATGATTGTTGCGGATATCATTACCGAGAGCATGGAAATAAACGGTTCCTATTCTCGAAAGGAACGACACGAACGAGCGCATGAACTGCTGGAGATGGTCGGATTAAACAAAGAACACGCAAACCGCTTCCCTCATGAATTCAGTGGAGGCCAACGGCAACGGATCGGCATCGCGCGAGCTTTGGCGTCAGATCCGCAGATGGTCATTGCAGATGAGCCGATTTCGGCGCTTGATGTATCGGTGCAGGCGCAGGTTGTGAATTTGATGAAGAAGCTTCAGCGGGAGCGTAACTTGAGCTATTTGTTTATTGCCCACGACCTAGCGATGGTAAAGCACATCAGTGATCGTATTGGTGTAATGTATCTCGGTAATTTGGTGGAGCTAACGACGAGCGACCAACTGTATAAAAATCCGAAGCATCCATATACACAAGCACTGTTGTCAGCTATTCCTGTACCGGACCCCGATGTGGAGATGAGCAGGGAGCGTATTCAGATTGAAGGAGACGTACCGAGTCCGATAAATCCGCCCGGTGGCTGCGTATTCCGAACGAGATGTCCGATGGCTAAGCCTGTGTGTGCGGAGCAAAAGCCAATTTGGCAGGAAGTCGCAGTACAACATTATGCTGCTTGTCATCTGTATAATTGA
- a CDS encoding ABC transporter ATP-binding protein, producing the protein MEKKKLLEVEGLHVSFQTHGGTVQAVRGVSFSLHEGETLAVVGESGCGKSVTARSIMRLIPEHIGRITEGHIRFQGKDLTALTEKQMRELRGSQISMIFQDSMTALNPTITIGEQIMEGIIRHQKLSRQEAKVQAIETLKLVGIANPESRLRQYLHQFSGGMRQRIMIAIAFVCRPKILIADEPTTALDVTIQAQILDLFKRLQEQTGVSIIMITHDLGVVAKIANRVNVMYAGQVVESGAVRDIFYQPQHPYTRGLLGSMPRLDLERDIPLKSIPGTPPDLFAPPQGCAFAARCEYALEVCGRYQPETTAVHDRHQVACWLQDPRAKNIRPQMDEAIG; encoded by the coding sequence ATGGAGAAGAAGAAATTGCTGGAAGTAGAAGGGCTGCATGTTTCGTTTCAAACACATGGTGGTACGGTACAGGCCGTCCGCGGAGTAAGCTTCTCGTTACATGAAGGGGAAACACTGGCCGTTGTAGGAGAGTCCGGTTGCGGCAAGAGCGTGACGGCGCGCAGCATTATGCGTCTAATTCCGGAACATATCGGTCGGATTACGGAAGGGCATATTCGGTTCCAGGGTAAAGATCTGACGGCATTGACTGAGAAGCAGATGCGTGAGCTACGAGGATCGCAAATTTCGATGATTTTTCAGGATTCGATGACCGCTTTGAATCCAACCATCACCATTGGAGAGCAGATTATGGAGGGCATCATACGCCATCAGAAATTGTCGCGTCAGGAGGCGAAGGTGCAGGCAATCGAGACACTGAAACTGGTCGGCATCGCTAATCCAGAGAGCCGTTTAAGACAGTATCTTCACCAGTTCAGCGGCGGAATGAGGCAGCGGATTATGATTGCGATCGCGTTCGTATGTCGGCCCAAAATTCTGATTGCTGATGAGCCAACAACCGCCCTTGATGTAACGATTCAGGCGCAAATTCTCGATTTGTTCAAGCGGCTACAGGAGCAGACTGGTGTCTCTATTATTATGATTACCCATGATCTCGGAGTCGTCGCGAAAATTGCGAATCGTGTAAATGTGATGTATGCGGGACAGGTGGTGGAGTCCGGAGCTGTGCGCGACATCTTCTATCAGCCGCAACATCCGTATACCCGTGGACTGTTAGGATCGATGCCACGCCTTGATTTGGAGCGAGATATTCCGCTGAAGTCGATTCCAGGCACGCCGCCTGACTTGTTCGCACCGCCGCAGGGCTGTGCGTTCGCTGCGCGGTGTGAATATGCGCTCGAAGTATGTGGGCGCTATCAGCCAGAGACGACAGCGGTCCATGATAGGCATCAGGTAGCTTGCTGGTTACAGGACCCGCGAGCCAAAAACATACGGCCCCAGATGGATGAGGCCATTGGATGA
- a CDS encoding ABC transporter permease translates to MGVPNELFVPMNKDANAAEAIVRPRLTFWQDAWLRLRKNKLAMMGLVVIFIVAALAIFGPYLTSQSYSKQSLLAGNQPPSAEHWFGTDDLGRDVYARILFGARISLFIGIMAALIDFFIGIVYGGISGYMGGRVDNIMMRIVDILYGVPYLLIVILLMVVMGPGLLTIIIALSATGWLGMARIVRGQVLQLKNSEYVLAARTMGARPWYIIRRHLLPNTLGIIIVQLTFTVPSAIFAEAFLSFLGLGVQPPLASWGVMANDALPTILSGHWWRLFFPAFFISFTMLAFNTLGDGLQDAFDPKQRR, encoded by the coding sequence ATGGGAGTGCCTAACGAATTGTTCGTTCCGATGAATAAAGACGCGAATGCGGCTGAAGCGATTGTGCGGCCGCGACTGACGTTCTGGCAGGATGCATGGTTGCGCCTGCGCAAGAATAAGCTGGCTATGATGGGACTTGTGGTGATTTTTATCGTTGCGGCGCTCGCTATTTTTGGTCCATATCTGACAAGTCAGAGCTATTCTAAGCAATCGCTATTAGCAGGGAATCAGCCGCCATCCGCTGAGCATTGGTTCGGTACGGATGATTTGGGACGTGACGTATATGCGCGCATTCTATTCGGTGCCCGTATCTCGCTGTTTATCGGAATTATGGCGGCACTTATCGACTTCTTTATCGGCATCGTTTACGGAGGAATCTCCGGATACATGGGCGGCAGAGTGGATAATATCATGATGCGTATTGTCGATATTTTATACGGTGTTCCATATCTGCTCATTGTTATTCTGTTGATGGTAGTAATGGGGCCCGGTCTTCTTACTATTATTATCGCGCTGAGCGCTACCGGCTGGCTCGGAATGGCGCGGATCGTACGGGGACAGGTATTGCAGCTGAAAAACTCGGAGTATGTACTTGCGGCTCGAACGATGGGAGCGCGGCCGTGGTATATTATTCGCCGTCATCTACTTCCCAATACGTTAGGTATTATTATCGTACAGCTTACATTTACTGTTCCGTCCGCTATTTTTGCGGAGGCATTCCTGAGCTTTCTCGGTCTAGGCGTGCAGCCACCGCTTGCCAGCTGGGGTGTGATGGCGAACGATGCGCTTCCTACCATTCTGTCAGGTCATTGGTGGCGCTTGTTCTTCCCGGCTTTCTTTATCTCATTTACAATGCTGGCATTCAATACGCTTGGTGACGGATTGCAAGATGCGTTCGACCCGAAGCAGAGGAGGTGA
- a CDS encoding C40 family peptidase — protein sequence MTQVKQTGWAVATTVATVWTAPESPRTLDVHVLGNPIDIEGWIGSMSLDDKLELHDRNLVQTQALYGTPVEILEDADDWIRVAIPDQASRKESRGYPGWMPRRQVKENTEYMAALEKRRWAVVSRPKTRLYRDRYNQGIVLSFLTRLPVLAQDEEWITVATPDGPQLLWADDVTVTDGSARKDAECGFRILETGKMFLGLPYLWGGMSSFGYDCSGFAYSMHKSQGIIIPRDASDQAMYGKEIAPEDLAPGDLLFFAYEEGRGAVHHVGIYAGAGMMIHSPETISSVEIIPLRGYKYENEHCISRRYWE from the coding sequence ATGACGCAGGTAAAACAGACAGGGTGGGCAGTGGCGACTACGGTAGCAACCGTCTGGACCGCTCCCGAATCTCCCCGAACACTCGATGTTCATGTATTAGGGAACCCGATCGATATTGAAGGTTGGATCGGAAGTATGAGTCTGGATGATAAGCTAGAATTGCATGACCGCAATCTTGTACAGACCCAGGCTTTATACGGTACACCAGTGGAGATTTTAGAGGATGCGGATGACTGGATACGTGTTGCTATTCCCGATCAGGCATCACGCAAAGAAAGTCGTGGTTATCCGGGGTGGATGCCTCGCCGCCAGGTCAAGGAAAATACAGAATATATGGCTGCTCTAGAAAAGCGCAGATGGGCGGTCGTATCACGTCCAAAAACGAGGTTATACCGGGATCGGTATAACCAGGGAATTGTGCTTAGCTTTTTGACACGGCTGCCGGTACTTGCGCAAGATGAAGAATGGATTACAGTAGCGACGCCGGATGGCCCACAGTTGCTTTGGGCGGATGATGTGACCGTAACAGATGGAAGCGCACGAAAAGATGCGGAATGTGGCTTCCGCATTCTTGAAACGGGGAAGATGTTCCTTGGACTTCCATATTTATGGGGAGGAATGTCGTCCTTTGGCTACGATTGCTCGGGCTTTGCCTATTCGATGCACAAATCGCAAGGGATTATCATTCCGCGTGATGCGTCTGATCAGGCGATGTATGGAAAAGAGATCGCGCCCGAGGATTTGGCACCTGGTGATTTGTTGTTTTTCGCATATGAAGAAGGGAGGGGAGCGGTTCATCATGTAGGCATCTACGCAGGAGCAGGTATGATGATTCACTCTCCAGAGACGATAAGCTCAGTTGAGATTATTCCGCTTCGCGGCTACAAATATGAGAACGAGCATTGTATCTCCCGACGATACTGGGAATAA